One genomic window of Deltaproteobacteria bacterium HGW-Deltaproteobacteria-6 includes the following:
- a CDS encoding chemotaxis protein CheW, whose protein sequence is MKTADLKDNTINTREGKYLTFTLADEEYGIGILKVKEIIGVITITGIPQTPPHVKGVINLRGKIIPVIDLRLKFGLPAMEYTERTCIIVIEISKDDTHILIGILVDSVSEVINIKGADIEDTPNFGSNLNTDYILGMAKSIGKIKILLDIDRVMNADDVAILEKTTTI, encoded by the coding sequence ATGAAGACAGCAGACTTAAAAGACAACACTATCAACACAAGAGAAGGCAAATACTTAACTTTTACTTTGGCCGACGAAGAATACGGCATAGGTATTCTAAAAGTTAAGGAAATCATAGGTGTGATTACCATTACCGGAATTCCGCAGACACCGCCGCATGTCAAGGGGGTGATCAATCTGCGTGGCAAGATCATTCCCGTCATTGATCTGCGGCTGAAATTTGGTCTGCCGGCTATGGAATACACCGAACGAACTTGTATTATTGTCATAGAGATATCTAAAGATGATACTCACATTCTGATTGGTATTCTTGTGGATTCCGTTTCGGAGGTCATAAACATTAAAGGCGCGGATATCGAAGATACGCCTAATTTCGGAAGCAATTTAAATACGGATTATATCCTGGGAATGGCAAAATCCATTGGAAAAATTAAAATTCTGCTGGATATTGACCGGGTCATGAATGCGGATGATGTGGCGATACTGGAGAAAACAACCACTATATAA
- a CDS encoding transcriptional regulator, whose product MDITSIIAGIPLFEGLSPKQCTALGAIAVRKYYSRGQNFFAEGDEGIGFYIILSGKVKVFKLSPDGKEQIFHILEAPEPFAEAAVFAGQHYPASAQALAETIVLFFPRQKFLELISLQPSLALSMLALLSQRLRKLTMLVENLSLKEVPGRLAAYLLYLHEHNDDSTTVKLDISKNQMAGLLGTIPETLSRILKRMTDEKLIKADTRTICILDQKGLIELAEGVRRLA is encoded by the coding sequence ATGGACATTACATCGATTATCGCCGGCATTCCGCTGTTTGAAGGCCTGTCACCAAAACAATGCACCGCACTGGGGGCCATCGCCGTGCGAAAATATTATTCACGAGGGCAAAACTTTTTTGCGGAAGGCGACGAGGGCATCGGCTTTTATATTATCCTTTCCGGTAAAGTAAAAGTTTTCAAACTTTCGCCTGACGGCAAAGAACAAATTTTTCATATTCTGGAGGCGCCCGAACCATTCGCGGAAGCGGCTGTCTTTGCCGGGCAACATTATCCGGCTTCCGCCCAGGCGCTTGCCGAAACCATTGTCCTGTTCTTTCCGAGACAGAAGTTTTTGGAACTGATCAGCCTGCAACCTTCTCTTGCACTTTCCATGCTGGCGCTTCTATCCCAGCGCCTGCGCAAGCTTACGATGCTGGTCGAAAATTTATCTCTCAAAGAAGTTCCGGGAAGACTGGCTGCCTATCTGCTCTACCTTCATGAACATAACGACGATTCCACCACCGTCAAGTTGGACATCTCCAAGAATCAAATGGCCGGATTGCTGGGCACCATCCCCGAAACACTTTCCCGCATCCTGAAGCGTATGACGGATGAGAAGTTGATTAAAGCGGATACGCGCACGATTTGCATTCTGGATCAAAAAGGGCTCATTGAACTGGCGGAAGGCGTCAGAAGATTGGCTTGA
- a CDS encoding hydroxylamine reductase, with protein sequence MFCYQCEQTAKGEGCVKGGVCGKDAEVAALQDILVYALQGLSIAAVDARKAGINDPDVNVFTAKALFSTLTNVDFDPARFVTLIGKCAGLRDNLIIKAKKAGATIDEKTTAVTFQPQSTVAGLIAKAPTASLKADALENKDIQSLKHILLFGIKGVAAYADHAQILGQEDEKIYAFIQEALAAIARENLDLNGWVGLVLKCGEINLRTMELLDAGNTGAFGHPVPTSVPLGAKKGKAILISGHDLKDLSELLKQTAGKGINIYTHGEMLPAHGYPELKKYPHFYGHYGTAWQNQAKEFAEFPGAILMTTNCIQRPRDAYKDNLFTCGLVGWPGVAHIADRNFEPVIKKALELPGFAADQEGKSVMVGFARNAVLGVADKVIEAVKGKAIRHFFLVAGCDGAKPGRNYYTEFVEKAPKDTVVMTLACGKFRFFDQELGDIGGIPRLLDVGQCNDAYSAIQIAVALSKAFNCGVNDLPLSMILSWYEQKAVAILLTLLYLGIKDIRLGPSLPAFITPNVLNVLVENFAIKPITTPDEDLKTILG encoded by the coding sequence ATGTTTTGTTACCAGTGCGAGCAGACGGCAAAGGGCGAAGGATGCGTGAAGGGTGGTGTTTGCGGCAAGGACGCGGAGGTTGCCGCGCTTCAGGATATTCTGGTCTATGCGCTTCAGGGTTTGTCCATCGCGGCGGTGGATGCCCGCAAAGCGGGAATCAATGATCCGGATGTCAATGTCTTCACAGCCAAAGCGCTTTTTTCAACCCTGACCAATGTGGATTTTGACCCCGCGCGTTTTGTTACGTTGATCGGCAAATGCGCCGGGCTGCGCGACAACCTTATAATAAAAGCTAAAAAGGCCGGGGCGACTATCGATGAAAAGACCACCGCGGTAACCTTCCAACCCCAATCCACAGTTGCCGGGCTTATTGCCAAGGCCCCCACAGCGTCGCTTAAAGCGGATGCCTTGGAAAACAAAGATATTCAATCACTCAAGCACATTTTATTGTTTGGCATCAAGGGAGTAGCGGCCTATGCCGATCATGCGCAGATTCTGGGGCAGGAAGATGAAAAGATTTATGCTTTTATTCAGGAAGCGCTCGCGGCCATCGCCCGGGAGAACCTGGATTTAAACGGCTGGGTCGGCCTGGTCCTCAAATGCGGTGAAATCAATCTGCGCACCATGGAACTGCTCGACGCGGGCAATACCGGAGCCTTTGGTCATCCCGTTCCCACGTCCGTGCCACTTGGCGCTAAAAAAGGCAAGGCTATTCTGATTTCCGGCCACGATTTGAAAGATTTATCCGAACTGCTGAAGCAAACCGCCGGCAAAGGGATCAATATTTATACGCATGGCGAAATGCTGCCGGCGCACGGTTATCCGGAGCTGAAGAAGTATCCCCACTTCTACGGTCATTACGGAACAGCCTGGCAGAATCAGGCGAAAGAGTTTGCCGAATTTCCCGGCGCCATTCTGATGACCACCAATTGTATTCAGAGACCACGCGATGCTTATAAAGACAATCTTTTCACCTGCGGTCTGGTCGGATGGCCCGGCGTTGCCCATATTGCTGACAGAAACTTCGAACCGGTTATCAAAAAAGCGCTCGAACTGCCGGGCTTTGCGGCAGATCAGGAAGGTAAGTCAGTCATGGTGGGTTTTGCCCGCAATGCCGTTCTGGGTGTGGCCGATAAAGTCATTGAGGCGGTCAAAGGCAAGGCTATCCGCCACTTCTTTCTGGTCGCCGGATGCGATGGTGCCAAACCCGGTAGAAATTACTATACGGAGTTTGTTGAAAAAGCGCCTAAAGACACAGTGGTCATGACACTGGCTTGCGGTAAGTTCCGTTTCTTTGATCAGGAGCTGGGCGATATCGGTGGCATCCCGCGTCTGCTGGACGTCGGACAATGCAACGACGCGTATTCGGCCATTCAAATTGCCGTGGCGTTATCCAAGGCATTTAATTGCGGCGTCAATGATCTTCCATTGTCCATGATTCTGTCCTGGTATGAGCAAAAAGCGGTAGCTATTCTGCTGACACTCTTGTATCTCGGTATCAAGGACATTCGCCTGGGACCGTCTTTGCCGGCTTTCATTACGCCTAACGTGTTAAATGTGCTGGTGGAGAATTTCGCAATCAAACCGATCACCACGCCGGACGAGGATTTGAAAACAATATTAGGTTAA